The Gavia stellata isolate bGavSte3 chromosome 30, bGavSte3.hap2, whole genome shotgun sequence nucleotide sequence tccggCGGAGCTGGCTGCCGTGCGGACCCTCTCGACAGGCTCCGGAGGGGCTGTCGGACCACAGGGCTGTGACCCACCACATGCACCAGCCTTAGGGACACTTTGGCTGCACGGCTCTACCTGTGCAAAGCATTACGGGTGCATTGCAGAGCCCACGGTGAGGGCTGGCAAACGCTGCCcaggcaaggggaaaaaaagaggtttgcAAAGGGGACTGCAAGCTCCCACTTCCTCCTGGGCACCGCTTTTAGGTGGGAAGAGGAGATGTGTTAGCTCATACCTCAAGGTGCTCCCCTGTCCCGGCAGAGCTCTCCTCCGGCGGCGCCGGCTCCGTTTCCAGAGCAGAGGGACCCTGGCTGTGGCTGCCCGCACGTTTCTGCCTGGCTCCCGGCTCTACCTGGGGACATGCAACAGCATGAGGCCGGGACACATCTGGCCTGGGGAGAAAATCTGGGGGACGGGGTGGATGGGGGTGCTAAAACCCAAAGGAAACCACAGGGCTTTGCAGCCCCAGAGAAGAGTCAGGAAAATGTCCATGCCTGGCAAAGAGACAGCGAGGCGAAGAGCGAAAGGGCTGGatgagagggagaaggaagacgTTACACTGGCCGAAGGGACCCCCGAGCTGAGCAACTCCAGGGGtgccagcatccctgcctgcccccagaAGAGGGGTGCTCTCCTACCGGTGTCGTTCCTGCTGCCTGCTCCGGCTCCGCAGCCTCTCTTGCAGCCCGGGGATCAGCAGCTGGGCTCTTCTGAGGGGCGCTGGCTGGTCCAGGGGTCTCCGCGACCTTCCCACTCACCGCCGATGGGCCCTGGGGGAAACCATGCCAGTTAAGAGCACGGCAGCATCGTGCAGGGCTCAGACCGTGCAAACTCGTGTcgctgctgggtgctgggatggagggggtAAAAACCCACAACCTGAGCCGTCCGCTCTCTGCTCTGCGCACCATCTTTGAAGGAAGTAAGTGGCTTGGGAGGATCAGGGTGCTGCGGCTCTTCTTTGAACCCCGGCCGGCTTGTCCCAGAGACGGAAGGAGAGGACCTGGAGGATGGCTGATTCCCTGCGGAGCGAGAAACACAACAGGAGCGACTCCTTGCTCTGCCCAAGGAAATGCTGGCGAGCACCAAGGAGATGCTGGCGAGCATGGCATGGGGCCCCTTGCAGCCGGTAAAGGGTCAGCACAAACCTCTGGAGGGCCAAGGACACGGGACCTGGCGCTGGACCAAGGTTAACTCTCGGTGGCCACGGCGAAAGCGTCGGCAGTGTTTCCCACCCAGGCCACGATAGGCCCAGGATGGGCACCCATCTTGGAAGCCGCCTCGCTCCCTGCAGGAGCAAAGGCAGCCCCAGGGGGGGGATTTAGGCTGGAAGGGGTCTCCAGTGCAAACCCCCCCACCCTGAGTAGAGCCAGCTTCAACGCTGCATCACCCCTTGGCTGTGCAACGGAGCAGAGCCCGGCCCCCGTGCCTCTGCTCGCCACCCCACAGCTGCACGGTCCCCCCGTGCCCCCACCCTCGGCACGGGTACCCACCCTGGCAGGCTGGCGGGGGCCCAGGGTGGGTGCTGCTCCTCGTCAGGGAATTCAGGCCAGGCAAAGCAGCCAGGGCCGGGTAGTGGCGGCTCCTGCGGGCAAGGGGGTGGGTTTAGACATGGAGCAGGACAGGGGATGCTGTGATGGCAGAGCGGAGAAGCCAGGCTGCCACTGCTCCCAGCACCGTGCAGGGAAACCTGTCCCCATGCACTGTCCTTGTCACCAGGGCAGTGAATGGCCCCTGCTCCATTTCACCCGCTCCCTGCCCTCAGTCCCGTGGCCGCTGCCATCCCCCTGGCCCGCCACCCCCTCACCGGGTGCCAGTCCTCTCTGAAGCAGTCCTCAGGTCCTCGGTTGTCTTCTCTGTCATCCCAAGGGGGTGGCGGGGGACAGTCGTGGGGTCTCCATCTCCTGTCCTCCTCGTTCCAAGGGAAGTCGGCAGGGCCAGGGAAGGGTCTGGGGTCCCAGCGACCGGGCTGCAATGGCAAATTGCTGCCCGTAAGGACGGTGGCACGCTGTGGGCAGCCACATAGCTGCCACCCCGCTGCAGCCCACCTCCCCCTCACCGAGTGCCAGCCCTCTCTGAAGCAGTCCTCGGGTCCTCGGCCGTCTTCTCCATTGTCCcaggggggcggcgggggacagTCTTGGGGTGCCCATCTCCTGTCCTCCTCATTCCCATGGAAGTTGGCAGGGCCAGGGAAGGGTCTGGCCTCCCAGGGACAGGGCTGCGACAGCAAATTGCTGCCGGTGAGGACAGCAGCTCGCTGGGGTGTTTCGGTTTTGCTGCGGTTCCCCCTCCCTGCCGCAGCCCtcagctctttctgcttctcctgctcccGGGGGAGCCCCCAGTTCTGGCCACCCCGGATTTGTGGATGAACCCCGACAGCGCCATCCCCCCTCGCTGCACGGCTGCTcgccccggcccctgcccccTTACCGGGCGCCATCTGCCCCTGCCTCTCCTGTGCTGGTGCTCCCGGGGCGGCTCCTCCCAGACgtcctgggggctgtggggtggctgTGGTCCAGCCTGCCACGGACCGGGCTGCGGAGAGGGCACAGGGAGATGTAAGCAGGATGAGACCCTCAACTTTGCCCTTGCACCGGCTGGATGCTGAGCCGTgacagggagccaggagccCACCCGCCTTCCTCTCCCAGCCAAGGTCCCAGATGATTCCCAATTCTTCCCCGTACCGCAGCAATGCTCTCCTGGCTCCTCGCCATCCTGAGCGATGGAGCAGCGGGCACCCATCCTTGCCCCGCAAAGCTCCTCCACTCCCAAGCACACTGGCAGCTCCAGCTGCGTGGCAGCAGGAGGGTTGCAAAACCACCTACCTCCCTGGGGAagcccctcctgcagcccagcggTGAAAACATCTCACCAAAAGCTCGTCCTGGCCCCGGTCCCAGTGAGGAAAAGGCCCCTGGGAGGTCAGCACCCAGCTGCAAAGGGAGAGGCGAGAGTGAGCACATCCCACAGGACGTCACTGCCGGCTTGGGGACGGCTGCCGGCCAGGTGCCACCTGCAGCGCTCCCGGCTCTGCTGAGCCCTGAGCGTTGGGTCACCGCCAGAGCCACTTGGCATCGCCGCCAGCAAGGACCCGCAGGAGATGGGTGAGCTGAGGGCCACACGGACCTGCTCCCCGCCCCAGGAGATGGGTCCTGGCAATGCCGAGGTGGCTCCCTCGGCACCCGGTACCCCGGCACCCTGCCCAAAGCGGCTCCCCTTGCCTGCCTGAGCCTCCGCTTGCTTGCAGCCTTGGTTCAATCACCCTGTGCAAACCGCACAGGTcacagcacccagcagcaccaCCCCACTATTGTCCCACGGGATCCCGGCTGAGCCGCTCTCCCTCCCCGGTGCCGGAGCAGGGACAAGTCACCCGCTGGGTGCCCCCGGCCAGCCCGGCACTGCAGTGGGGCGCAAGCCCCACTCCAGGCTGCATCCCTGCCCCTTGCTGCTCCCACGGACAGCCTGGCAGGAACATGGTTTGGGGTCTCTGTAGGGACGAGGGGGTTCAAACCCTGCAGATGCAAAGGGGCACCTCCCAGGCTCCCTGGGGGACAGCCCTTGTGGCTTCCCCACCGCCGGGCCACATGGCCGTGTGGGTCGGAGATCAGGGCTTATCGGAAGGGATGCAGCCCCAGCGAGCAGGGGATGCTCTGACCTGAAACCAGCCGCCCCCAGCCTGGCCGGGGCACTGGGCTCCCAGAGCCACCAGTTAACAGCCGCGACCCAGGCTGGCAGGAGTTAACTACAGCCCCTCTTTGTCTCACAGGTCAGCAGGGACCACGCTAGGGagagtaaaagaaagaaagaaacacttttgTCCCCAAATTGCGATTTTACCTGGCAGATCAGTCCCAAGTGACCCTGGAAAGCAGCTTACCCGCCCCGAGAGCTGAAGCACGGAGGAGTGTCAGATGGAGACCCCGgcaccccagcccagctccctgcagcccctggggctggtggatctcccccaccccctgcaTTTGCTGGCTGCAAACCAATAGCAAGCGattgctgctggcagccaggTGCTAATTCCCCCCCAGGGAGCTCCCTTGGAGCCCTCCTGAGCatttcatttcccttccttGAAAACCAGGCTGCAATACCCTCCAGGAGCTTTCACTCCTGTTTGCAGAGAGTTTCCTTACACTGATTTCAGCTGCTGAGAACAAACACGCGTTACCAGGGGAAGCACAGAGGGCCGACAGACCCCCCGCCTTTCCCGAGGGGTGCACAGACCCCAGGCAGCACCTCTTCTCAAACCGGCCTCTGATAACCAGGGACAGCCAAATTCCTCCGGCTATCTAAGATCCCTCAGCAACCACGGTTTAAAGCAGAGTTTGATGCCAGACCTGCAAACTCTGCACCGCATCAGCCTCTGGGTGCAGCCCCtcttcctgctccatcccaccTCTGCCGCTCCACCGTGCAAGGGGGGACCCTGCACCCCCAGAACAGAGAGCATCCGTGCAAGGGGGGACCCTGCACCCCCAGAACACAGAGCATCCGTGCAAGGGGGACCCTGCACCCTCAGAACACAGAGCATCTGTGTAAGGGGGGACCCTGCACCCCCAGAACACAGAGCATCCGTGCAAGGGGGACCCTGCACCCTCAGAACACAGAGCATCCGTGCAAGGGGGGACCCTGCACCCCCAGAACACAGAGCATCTGTGCAAGGGGGGACTCTGCACCCTCAGAACACAGACCATCTGTGTAAGGGGGGACCCTGCACCCCTGGGGCACAGAGCATCCCTGCAAGCCCACACCCTCAGCACCTACCTTCATCCCGCTCCAGCATCACCTGGATTAGCCACATGGTCCTCAAGATGCTGCCAGCCTTGTGCCGGGGGATTTGGGGGAGCAGGGCTCCCCGGGGCCGCAGGCACTGCTTGCAGGGgtgaggaggtggaggggaagggggagatgaGGGTCTAGAGAATGTGGTGGCCCTGGCAGGACAGGACCCAGCAGGAAGGGATGCTCCCATCACACCCACCTTTGCCAACGCTGGGAGGCCGAGGAGTGGCGTTCCCAGcgccctgctccccaggcacgGCTGGCTCCGGCACCAGGGTGGCTGGGAGGCTGCGGCTCAGCACCGCCGGGTTCGCCGAGAGCTGTTCGGGGCCGATGTGCCACTGAAGCCGCCTGTGTTGGCTCACCCTGTAGCACCGCAGCCGAGTTCGAGCCCTGCTCGCAGCATCGCcaccccccagcagccccggggACAGAGCCCGCTGAGGCTCAGAGGGTTTTCCAAGCCCGCTGCTGGTCCGTCACATTGACTCCTGGGGCAGCCAAGCACTGGGCACCGCTGCCCGGCACCTACAGCCTCTCCTCCTGTAACAAACACGATGTGTGACCTATTAGATATGCCTTAAACACAGTTTTTGCAAGTCAGTGAAGCAAGGGAAGCGGCCGGCTTCGCGGAGGCAGGGCGGTGTCGCCTCCCTTAACTTCCCTATTTTGACTTGAGACGCATGCGCAAGGAAAAGGTCACATCGCAGTCACAACCGTAGGAAGGCTAAATCGACCATCAAggtccccccacacccccagaCTCATTTCGAGACCGTTCCAAGTACACAGCGTGCCTGCGTGTCCTTCAAGATCATTCTAAGCATATAGTATAACAGATGCGAGGACAGCCTGGGCGCCCCACCGTCCAGGAACCACGACTACAACATCGCTGGAACCTAGGGTGCTGATACCCCTTTTCTTTTCGATctcttgttttctcatttatttttacttttatttctttttccttttacctctCATTTGAGAATTATATAACTGTAAAGGTAGTTAGGGATATTTTTATCCCTTTTGTCTGCAACCAATAAAGGATTGTTATTGAATCCCTTGGTTGCTTGGTGCTAGTCTTGTCTTTATTTGTCCGCGGCTGATCACGAAACCTAACCGCAACTTGTCCTTTAACCCAGGGTTTTAGAACCAGGTTGCGACACCTCCTCCATAGTTCCCTGCATTCCCACTGGGAACAGCACTCCCAGGAGCTCCTCAGCACCAGCCAGATGCGCTAGTACAAGGTAGAGACATCTCACCCGGCCCCGCGATGAGATGCATCACCTTCCCGATGCTTAATGAACATCTGCATCGTGTCAGGGtctgacagcagcaggaggttTTGCTGGGGGCTGGGAATGCTTTGATAACAAGCTGGTCCGAACTGGTCTGCCCAGCAATGCAAGCTCCTACATCGACAGGGAGCGTGAAAACGAGTTTGCGACCTTGCAGGAACGCGGGAGGAGATAAGAGAGAACAGGGAGGCTCGGGGTGAACTCGCTGATGCCAAATGTTAGCAAAGGAGGAGATAAAAGGGAAAGCCCAAAGTCTGAGGTGGAGTAAAATCCTTCAAAGACGGCAAACGAGCGGTGCTGTTGGTGGGGAtggggcagcctgcagcccatCAGAGCTGGCTGCCTCTCAACGCTGCTCCCACCGGGCAGATAACACacagctttccagctggtcGGTTAATTATAGTCTCTAATAGCTATAAATCAATTAACTAACTGGGTGGCTCAATTAGCTCTttgggatttgggaaaggaataCAGCAGCAGGGACAAACGTGGCTGCAGCCTGGATGGCCAGTGTCGCAGTACGTCCCCCTTGAGAGCCGAATGGCTCCGTCACCCCACAGCCGGCACACGTCTTCTTACCAGAGCCTGGCTTGGTGTGACCTGGGTGTCCCCAAAGAGGAGGATAACCAGCTCTCAGGGAGCAGGGAAATAGGAGTAATAGGAAAGCTATGCCAATTGCTAAAAATTCTGTGTAAGGATAAGCTACACTGATTGCTAAAATCTTTCTATAAAGCTCTAATTATAACTACAACCCTGTAGCCAGCTCTCATTCCACAACGGATCCTTAAAAGAACCTGCAGCATCGGGTGATAGACGGAGCACCCCAAAAGGTGCAAACCGCATCAGGTTTGGGGCTGCGCAGTCAACGCCTCTGCCCGGGCCAGGTTACTTTAGCAGGTCTCAGTCCCACAAGCTGCTTTTTCTAGGCACAAGAGCTCAGGCGCAGAACACACGAGCTGGCGCGGGGTTGAGGCCCCGTCTCGGTGCACCGACCTGCTCCCAGCTTGCCCAACGAACGCCCTGTCCTGCCAGCAACCAGCCGTCACGGTGACCCTGGCTGCTCCGTCCCAGATTGTTTGATGTGGAACCACGCGGGCACAGTAATATGTAATCTGCCATCAAAGAGTGTGGAAAATCGAGGCAGGGACAGCCACAATTACAGTGAGAGTAGTACCAGGGCACTGAAAAAAGGTGATGGATGCCCAGGTAAGCACCAGTGCAGGGTGCCCTGGCAGCAGGTACGCGCGTGAGGCTTAATGGCGTTAATGAAGCGCATTTTACCGTCGGGAACTCACCTCCTGACGGAAACAGGAACCTCCCGGGGAAGGCGGTGTCACGTtcaaaggaatgcagtttcgcTATTTGTCTGCCAGATTCCCAGGACTTTCACCGattcgtttatcagagccccagcaaaaggacttgaCAGAAACAGATTGGAGATTGCCATTGAcaaattcactaactacaacaGCACTACTAATTAaagttaatattgctagcaaacttgatagtaatacaactatcaagagaggaaaagaacGCAGCCCATCGACCAGTCCGTCAAGTATTGAGgttctctcccactttaacaataattttctccatcttttgttccccaaaactacgaggttcccccccatatgtgacatGTAtcatgatttgggtggagagacgagtgctatagtcatatatgtttagcatgatctctataatttccattagcatatgcagggaTGTCAgttttaatatgcatttcacaggtaatgaggcaaagtTCATTATTGGACACGATagccttttgaagaaacaaagaaccacgtaggtttctgttattttgctgtctttgctgaccacaagcaggaccgtcctgcctccacagggccccctccttgGCTGCATTCTCTGATAGCCGGGcggtctccactcccccgggtcgcacaagagacAGCAAGGTCGGTCTTAACTGTTCTTTGAGCACAGGGACCCCACCTCATTACCCAAATTCCACATtatccaccccgtgactatagtcactcggaTGGAAATCCACATCACACTCGCGTAAAACCGCTTTTGGGGGCATCCCTCACGTTAgacttctcttcctccaccccaggcagggaagCCTCGCTGGTAAGCGCTGCGtctctcaccctctgggtgaagGTTACCCCCACGTTGTCGGATCACTATCAAGTTTGTGAGTGGTATTAACGAGTAGCgctattgtagttagtgaatttgtcaacggcaatctcgaatctgcTCTGTCGCTCTCGATAAAGtaactaatttcgatttttgtgtATCTGTTCACTGCAAGTCCTTtggctggggctctgataaagGAATCggtgaaagtcctgggacttTGGCAGACGAATATTGAGGCTGCATTCCTTTGAACGCACAGGCGGCGGTGCCTGGGGTggcagagaggttttttttcccccaaaagccACAAAGGCTGGCAGGGGGGCTGCCGGGAGCCGGGGGCTCGCAGGGTGGGGAGAGTGGCCTGAGATCTGCAAACGGGAGCGCAAGAGCAGGAAGGAGtcaaagggaaagggaggattTGGGACTAAGGAACAAAACAaaggttcacagaatcactaaggttggaaaagacctgtaagatcatcaagtccaaccgtcaaccaaccctaccatgcccactaaaccatgtcccgcagtgccacgtccacacgttccttgaacacctccagtgacggtgactccaccacctccctgggcagcttattccagtgcttcactgctctctcagtaaagacatttttcctaatatccagcctgaacctcccctggcgcaacttgaagccaCTTCCTCATGttctatcactcgtcacttgggagaagagaccaacacccccctccccacaaccccctttcaggtagttatagagagcgatgaggtctcccctcagcctcctcttctccagactgaacaaccccagctccctcagccgctcctcatcagacttgtgctccagacccctcaccagctccgtcgcccttctctggacacgctccagcacctcaatgtccttcttggagtgaggggcccaaaactgaacacagtattcgaggtgcggcctcaccagcgccgagtacaggggcacgatcccctccctgctcccgctggccacaccatttctgatccaggccaggatgccgttggccttcttggccacctgggcacactgctggctcacattcagccggctgtcaatcaacacccccaggtccttttctgcagggcagctttccagccactcgtccccaagcctggagcgttgcctggggttgttgtgaccttGTTcgggcagggacagagggaacAGGAGAGCCATGTTCCAAACGCCACGGCTGCGACGCCGGCCTGCGCCCGGGTACCGCCGGTGCTTACTGCCGAGCATGTCCTTCGGGGTGTAACAGCGCCGGCCACCACCCTCCGGCTGCGGGGCCCGGCCCCTGGAAAATTCAGCGTCAGGCGGAGCGGAGGTAcctccccgcagcccggccAGGCTCCCGGCCCACACCACTCTCCCGGCATTCCCTCGTTTCCCACACGTTTTCCCCGTATcgcctctctccccctctcccgCGGCAGCCACCCCCGACAGCGGCCTCCCTCACCGCCGCTGCGCACAGCCGGCTCCCAGCAACCCCGATCCCACCGGGGAGGGGGgtccggggagggggggcccgCAGACACCCCCCGCCCTGCAGCGGCAAGGGGCGGGAGGCCACGCGCTTCGTGCAaggccgccccgccgggccgcgcgTCGCCCGGGGGCCGTGCAGCGGGGCCACGCCGCTTGCACGCGGAGCCGCTGCACGAGGGCGCTGCacgcgccccccgccccgcggcgcgCCGGAAGTGACGGCAtcgcgcggcggcggcgcggggcgaaAGGAGGCGGCggcatggcggcggcggcggcggcgagtGGGCCGGGGGCCGCGCCGCAGGGGCTGCGCGGGTGGCTGCGGAGCGCCTACCGCTTCGCCACCGACCGGAACGACTTCCGCAGGTCGGtgccgcgggcgggggcgggcccGGGCCGCGGGCGGGAGCCAGCGCTGCCGGTCTCTCTTTCAGGAACCTGCTGGTGAACCTGGGGCTCTTCGCCGCGGGAGTCTGGGTCGCCCGCAACCTGACGGACATCGACCTGATGGCCCCGCAGCCCGTCCCGTAGCGGCGGTGAGTCCTCGGGGAgcgagggcgggggggggcccgggaGGCCGCAGGGACAAGGGGCCTCGGCCGAGCGGGAGCTGCCGCGCTTGTCTGTGACACTTGTCCCCAGACACCGGTGACCCAACCGTGGTGACCGCGGGTGTGTACCCGTGCTGGCAGAACCCCCCCGCAGCGTGTCAGcacccccccgcgccccgggaAGGGGATGTCACCGTGGGAGGTGACCAGGTGAAGGATAGTGAGATAGAGGAGGGACCAAACCCCGAGCGCAGCCTGGCACCAGTAAGACTGAAGCCAAAAGCCATCTAATTTGTACAAGGACTTGCAAAGCTGCCTTAAATTGCCGGTAGAGTAGAAACAACCTCGTCTAAC carries:
- the TOMM6 gene encoding mitochondrial import receptor subunit TOM6 homolog — its product is MQRGTSQAPWGTALVASPPGPGAAPQGLRGWLRSAYRFATDRNDFRRNLLVNLGLFAAGVWVARNLTDIDLMAPQPVP